One segment of Amycolatopsis alba DSM 44262 DNA contains the following:
- a CDS encoding NucA/NucB deoxyribonuclease domain-containing protein, giving the protein MTRHTTARRRVRRALATVMTTLAVCGVLATAPAAASTLGVSAAQADDLRTECGRHSTEAARVQGWARSRFEQCYHSTENVYLYDTNGNYYGKFDFELWILAFAYDGSRRVDYVTSVENVHQGSNLSDELTFLTIRFDCRSTEVTCGGGPLSRADTIRGWYTKSTMDTITITSPDTTGADPYKIVNFTETIGFTGEYRNGNTRPLYKDTHAVNHVRFDSANSALGAGKFKGTVFTDHIPRFDLHLTGAGYDQEARHVDDTLHHPERTFPALIGKNAPGASVTDPLHRLMDDTKKRQNHDRAVDICRDVWGPGYAAGDMECDEYPFRTTYEGASESTGGQPGNWHGSARPIPRADNGNGGTELGKFYGANRVLDRDAFTVGIVP; this is encoded by the coding sequence ATGACCCGGCACACCACCGCCCGGCGGCGGGTGCGGCGCGCGCTCGCCACGGTCATGACCACCCTCGCGGTCTGCGGGGTGCTGGCCACCGCCCCGGCGGCGGCGAGCACGCTGGGTGTCAGCGCCGCACAGGCCGACGACCTGCGCACCGAATGCGGCCGCCACTCCACTGAGGCCGCCCGCGTGCAGGGTTGGGCCCGGAGCCGCTTCGAGCAGTGCTACCACTCCACCGAGAACGTGTACCTCTACGACACCAACGGCAACTACTACGGCAAGTTCGATTTCGAACTGTGGATCCTCGCCTTCGCCTACGACGGCAGCCGCCGGGTCGACTACGTCACCAGCGTCGAGAACGTCCACCAGGGCAGCAACCTCTCCGACGAGCTGACCTTCCTCACCATCAGGTTCGACTGCCGATCCACCGAGGTCACCTGCGGTGGTGGTCCCCTGTCGCGTGCGGACACCATCCGCGGCTGGTACACCAAATCCACGATGGACACCATCACCATCACCTCGCCCGACACCACCGGCGCCGACCCCTACAAGATCGTCAACTTCACCGAGACGATCGGGTTCACCGGCGAGTACCGCAACGGCAACACCCGCCCCCTCTACAAAGACACCCACGCCGTCAACCACGTCCGGTTCGACAGCGCGAACAGCGCCCTGGGCGCCGGCAAGTTCAAGGGCACCGTCTTCACCGACCACATCCCCCGCTTCGACCTGCACCTCACCGGCGCCGGCTACGACCAGGAAGCCCGCCACGTCGACGACACCCTGCACCACCCGGAACGCACCTTCCCCGCCCTGATCGGGAAAAACGCCCCCGGCGCCAGCGTCACCGACCCCCTCCACCGCCTCATGGACGACACCAAGAAGCGACAGAATCACGACCGTGCCGTCGACATCTGCCGCGACGTCTGGGGCCCCGGCTACGCAGCAGGCGACATGGAATGCGACGAATACCCCTTCAGAACTACCTACGAAGGCGCCAGCGAATCCACCGGCGGGCAACCAGGAAACTGGCACGGCTCAGCACGGCCCATCCCCCGCGCCGACAACGGCAACGGCGGCACCGAACTCGGCAAGTTCTACGGCGCCAACCGAGTCCTTGACCGCGACGCGTTCACCGTCGGCATCGTGCCCTGA
- a CDS encoding SMI1/KNR4 family protein produces the protein MSSPMVALAALLGPPEIGPGPVDWDAVERALGSTLPQDYREFCSLYPAIVADNFIRIDHPSCSNERLNLLKDGLERTEQLGELVDEFSHHHAFGAFPSLGGLLCWGSSTSSEQLYWLTVGPADDWKIVVGDLEDDHLVFDGGFAAFLTELFSGRLNTPVLGDYVAPLSKVRFFK, from the coding sequence ATGAGCAGTCCCATGGTCGCACTGGCAGCTTTGCTGGGCCCACCCGAAATCGGGCCAGGCCCCGTGGACTGGGATGCGGTCGAGCGGGCACTCGGGAGCACGTTGCCGCAGGACTACAGGGAATTCTGTTCACTCTACCCCGCCATCGTTGCGGACAATTTCATTCGGATCGATCATCCATCGTGCTCAAACGAAAGACTGAACCTCCTCAAGGATGGCCTGGAACGCACCGAGCAGCTGGGCGAATTGGTCGACGAGTTTTCGCACCATCACGCGTTCGGCGCGTTCCCCAGTCTTGGTGGTTTGCTCTGCTGGGGAAGCAGCACTTCGTCCGAGCAGCTTTACTGGCTCACAGTCGGTCCGGCTGATGACTGGAAGATCGTGGTCGGCGACTTGGAGGATGACCACCTGGTCTTCGATGGCGGTTTTGCCGCATTCCTGACCGAACTATTCTCAGGACGTTTGAACACACCTGTGCTGGGTGACTACGTCGCACCACTGAGCAAAGTCAGATTTTTCAAGTAA